The window AAAATAGTCGTTGATTAATTGTTGTGAGGCATAttaccaaataaaaaattattgtagaagtaaaactataaaattaaaaaatatatatattatgaaattttaaaacttttaagaaAGCGATATCATACTAACCCCCATTCCTTTCATCACTGAAATTAGATAGTTTTGAATTGAGTACATATTATAAGAACTTTTAGATTTTAGGTTACATAACATATCTAATCAGGAAGTTGTTGTCTCCCATCTTATAAATCCCAccattttgcttattttaagATTCTAATTGGGACTTTTAATTAACATTCTCAGgctttaaaaaatttgtaacAAGTTAGATGATATATAATTAAGAGCTAGATATGGGTTCATAGATTTGTCAAGTCCATAGGTCTAGCTTGACTCAGGTCGAGTTTTGgataagatttttaaattcaagGTGGACTTAGATTTGaggtattattttatttataaaaattatatttaaaaatattaatagtaaCATTTGCAAATGGGGTTGCAATAGTAGGAGGTTCCATGAGAATGAGTAAAAGACTAATAGAGATATAGATATAGatatatagttttataaaataaaaataaatggaaaaagtaagaaaaagaaaaaagaaattcaagtgCAGTATTTAGCGGCCATTAAAAAACGAGAAGGGAGGTCCCTCAAGTTGGAACAAAGATGCGTCTGTCTTATGATTCCCAGATTGTCTGCTGATGAtgcttttatttataaatttataatgcTTTTGCTTACccacaaatataaaaaaattcccaATCATTCAGCACATGTGTTTGGGGAATGGGGCAATGGGAAGGGACAAGACAAATTTGAAAGGAGGCCTCACTTGACCTCTCAATCCTTAGCTTGAGATTAACCAGCTGTGAGCAACCCAAAGTGACAGATGTTTGCCAATTACCTCCAGGTAATTCAATAGCTTTGGCCATCATTTCACCCTCGTTTGAATTAATGGGCATTTCTCTTTTTGAATTTAACTTGGATCTTAGCACATCCATGTTCCATTTTTCGAGCTACTTCCCTTTGACAATTGGAAAAGAACTACAAAAGCAGTATTACAATGGCCAAGTCGTATGTCATGTTTGattttatgttcttttttcttccatcAACTTGTAAAAATGCCTCaactatttaaattttcaaggtttttgaagtAAAATAATTGTACAAAATTGgtataaaatcaaatattcttaattataaaaaaggtAAGATATTCAACAGTCAACACTCTTTTTGGCATAAATGATAaactcaaaagaaaataagaaaagagaCATCTCGGGCTGGCTGCATGATCACTAATGAGCGGAGACATCCACACCAAATTATTCATAAAAACCCAAGCCCAAACAAGACCTAAAGCTTAACTGGGCTTAGATGCAGTCCATCAGTACCCAAATTTAAGTTGGGTTCTTGGGTTGGTATTGGTTAGttcaagcaaaaaaaaaaagctttttatttgtaaaatttatttataaattttctaagtAAGGGCAGataaacatttatttattttacgtATAATGATatgtaaagaagaaataatCTTTATAATAatggtaaatttatttttatcattaactTTGtacttgacaaaaaaaatattaatatttatttatttttattatttcaaatttaaattctatTAATTTGTCTGTAGCctacaaaattttgaaacaattccaaaaaaaaaaaagataaatatcaAACTTTTTGGGCCAATAAGGTGAAGGGaaggaataaatgaaaatgataattaaaataataacttaaaaaaattgcCGCCGGCCTCTGTACAGCTTGTCATATGGCCTCACACTTCTATTTTTCctgtcattttattttttgtttttttggacaaataactaattttccttaataatattgagctttgaagggaaaaaaaaaaaaaaaacctttgagATTGCCCTCCCTACCTGTAGGATTTCTCCCAAATCTCTCTCGTTGTCGAATACAAATCCCTACACTCTTTTTACCCTTAATATTACCTCAAACTCCGTTATACTTTCGATTACTCTCGGGTTTCTGTTATTTGGGTATTTCTAAAAATGGGGAAAAACCAAGCCTACAAGGCTATGCAAAGAGCAAGGCTTGGCTCCACCTCTGCTGGCCCTGAAGAGATCGAGGATGGCATGGTTTGTACCCTTccatattcaaaaacattttctttcttgtacgttttttctttattggttttttttttagttaatgtttcaatttttgttgaatattcTTCTTTTAGTTTCCTgcacttgtttttcttttggggtaccttctgtttgttgatttatatcattttattgATTACAAATTGTATTAATTGATGTTTTTCTTGGTGCTTCCATACTTACAATTTTCTTTTAGGGGGTCTTTTTAAATCTTGTTGACTTGTTTTGTATCAACTTTGTTAGTCATAATTTctagagaggtaagatttgtAAGTTTCTGATTCAGTGTTGGAACTCAGAATTACTTTAAAGAATCATTAATGTGAATCTATTTCTAATTGGTTTGGGAATCACTGTGGTAGCTTAGAGTTTGATATGCTGCTGTGGATTCTTGTTGGTtatgttttagaaatgatttCCTATGAAGCATGGATACATCCAGCTTCTGGCGTTCAATAGCTTTCAAATACGACCAAAACCAGTTTTTGAAAAAGTTTGGTGTGATAGCATAGAGATTGCTAATAAAAGgcaatattattttgttctaCATCAGTGTAATCTTGATCTCGTGATCACCATTCCATAATGGGAGTTTATATGTTTTGGATTCATCactatgtttttttatttctaggTTAAAACTCAGTgtaataaattttatgcttttttaAGTATGCAATCATTCCAATTACTACAAACTTGTTTTTAGTCTTTACCTTTGCTGAATCTTAAAGTTTCAACGTTTTGAATAAATCTGTAGCTTGACAAGCATTGGGTATTcctcaaatttaaaaattaaaagttaaactTGGCATTTATTTAGGAAATATATCAGATATGTGTCCAGAACTATTAGTATGTATCATGGCTGATGCACACGAGATAAATGATAGGGGAACTCTTTAGTTGTATGAGGATGCTGCGTACGATGAATGTTTTACTTATCTTGTATTATATTGGTTGTGGGTATTTTAGTTGCAACCTTATGATCATAAGAGTAAGGTGAATGGGGTGAGTAAAGTATCCTATTATCTGATGATGTTTTGGGCTTTGTACATATGTAATCttcaaagaaagaagagaaaagagagactAGGCTCTGAAAGTGTTGTTCTTAGAGTGTTTGGGTTCCTGTACTTTTGAGCATAGTCATTGGGCATATTCTTGAATCACCTCTATTGCTTTTTATGTTTCACAGCAGTGTGACTAGGTAGGACTGCATATTGGTGAACCATCCATAGCAGTTAAGCTATATCTTTGAGAAAAACCTTGCAACTTGGCCACTAGGATTGTATGTGACACCTCTTGCAGCATTTGGATAAAATGGCATTGACACATTATTGAATGTGCTGTagattcatcattatttttcatttttttttaattaggaAAGAAATTAAGTGTGGTAGTTTTCTGAAGTTCTAAGTTAATGGTGAATGCTTAGAGACACTAGTGTTCTCTGAACAAGCATATTATGCTGTAATTGTCATTAAGTGTGAGATaccaagaaaaattattaaatttttttttctgagcaaccattgtccaCTTATTGATACTTTCTGGACAAACACACTTGAATCAACTTATATTGGAGAAGTACCCTTTGTGCAATAGCCATATACATTTGTGCCTGTAAAGTTGTAGCAACTTAATTAAGTCCTGTAGCTGTTTGATAGCTATAATAGTtgctaattttaaattattcaaagaaGAACTTCACAACATTGGCTGCAAATAGATTTTTGATCAAAAAGTTTACTctattctttgattttttttttgctatgAGGTTGTAGAATTTTATGGTTTATCCAATGTGCTAGTGGTATTCTggataattttcattttccgGAGCTTTTCTGATGAGGAGAATGCAGGTGGATGGTTCTTTTCATTCACCAGAGTGGCATGCTGCTCGTTTGGCCAGCCTTAAAACTTCTCACACGGTTACCTGGGAAGAgtttaaaatgaaacaaaaggTAAGCTATAGTGATATTTCCCCTTGTTTTTGTCATCTTGACTTGTTGCAAAAGTTGCTAAAGTATTTATGAATTAGTATTTACTTGTATAAAGGGGCATACCAGATTAATCatgtgttttgttttttttttcctttaatatGGCAAGGCGGGATTTGAACCCTGCTCTTTAGGCCGGGGGATCATGCACCAACTAATGAGCCAAATTCTCGGGTGCAATCATGTGTTTCTGTTATTGAACAAGCATATGCAAAGATGCATCTGTGTGAAAAATATCAAGAATTGATTGAActccaaattttttttgtatatcaACATACAATGCATTGATTTAGATGACTTCAATCTGTGAAAAATGACCCACAATAGACACTGGCTTTTCCCTTAATTATTAGTTGAATGTATGGTGTTACTAATTTTAGTGCAAAAGGATAAAAACTATATGGCAGTTGATTAATTTGGCAATTTGGTGCATTAGGGAGAAGCTTGCTGCTTTGCTTTTAATTCGTTGtgagttagttgactaaagtAATGCCAATGAAGCATTATTAGTCAATCACAACCATGCTGTAGTGATACTAGTTTCAAACATCAATAATTGAGCTGTGTTGGGCTGAGATTCAACAACTAAGCtccaagaaattaaatcaaggaAGAACACAAATGAGGCACAAAGCTGGTAAGGAGATTCCTTAAATTTGAAGGAGGTGCTGTGTCGAAGTTATTGTCTTTTATTTGCTAAATATAATGAGCATAGCACTACTGTCTCGATTAGTCAATTAGTCAATCATAACTATGCCATAGTGATACTAGTTTCAAATATCAATAATTGAGCTGCATTACTGAGATTCAACAATTTAGCTCCAAGAAATGAAATCAGTTAAGAACACAGATGAGGCACTGAGATGGTAAGGAGATTCCTTAAATTTGAAGGAGGTGCTATGTTGAAGTTATTCTGTTTTATTTGCTAAAGATGATGAGCATAACACTACTTTCTGGATTAAGCTGGTCATTTATTGCTTTGCTAACCCAGCAGTCTATTGGGTTGTCATAAACAACATGATTTCTAATGTGGGTTCTAACATCATTTTGTGTATTTTGTTAATATGCTAGGAAGATGCATTGAGAAAGGGGGAATTAGAAGCAGATACAGATCGAATGATGAGAGAGTATAGAGCTCAGCTAGATGCTGAAAGGGCACGCAAGCTTGCACATGGTAGAAACCACTCCAGTAAGTCTAACCATAAAAAAGGTATGTGTAAAAGGCCTTTAGGAGGCCAGTCTTTTCATGCTTGTGTTATAGTTACTTGCTCTCTAAGGGTGTTGAATTCATTGCAGATCGAAAAGACAAGGATGCAAAGAAACGCAGCAGCAGAAAGAGAAAGGTACCTATTGTTTCTAATaactttatgttttgaattttatgtttaaattgcATGTAAACTGAAAAAGAGGATGATAAACTtgagattttcattttaatatgcaatttatttttagttttttcctCCTGTTATCCATGAAGAGATTAGAAGCATCATTAAGCTCTGCATCTATATATCAGTCACCTGTAAAAGGGAAGCTCTATATCTGTGCATGTAAATCCcaaaaaaattgtttctaCTTGAGGTAGGACTATATTTGCATTTGCTGAAGCTTTCTCTAATTGTGGAAGTTTAATGCAACAATTTGGGAAGTTGTTGTGGTGATTTGGTGTTGAAAAACTGTGTAAAGGAGACTCATGGTGAGTAAATGTGGTGCTACTGAGTACTGAGTCAATGGAAAAGTGTCAGATAGTTGGATGAGTTGGCTTATTATCCAACTGTTGAGGTTGTTGATTATAGAAAAGAGTTTGCCATGGTATTATTTATGTTGGGAGTAATATTATCTCTTTGAAAGTGTCATTTCCCAGATCTGTTGTCTATTGCTGAGAAAAAAGATGCTCTGATTTCTGGCTACTTGTGGTGGTGAGCAGGCAGTAATAAAGGAATGACATCTGAATTATGAGAAAGCCACTCAAGATTGGGAATTGGATCATGAAGTCTTGTAAATTGCCTTTATGAACAGTATCAAAGAAGAGGGTGTGTTAAGCTGGAGACAAACTGGGGATTAAGTTGTTGACTTCTTATTACAAGTGTTTGAGGCTAGATTAGGAGCAAACAGCCTTGGAGCATGTGATGGACAGGTTTCCTCTAAGCATCGGAGGAAGCAGGATTTCAACATGAGAATTTAGTGAAGGGTGAAAATTTACTGTCATATGGCTAAAGCAGCGGGTAATTTGTGAACAATCTTCCTTTGGTTTCTCTAAATTAATATGTATTTCGGCTTTTTGTGTTTGGTAAGTTAGGCTAGAAaaagtttagcatatttagaagtcAGAGGGAAGTGGGGGAGTAGTGGGTAGTATGGTTGCCTGGAAACGGTCTTTGATGGTGCACATGGGAGGAGAGGATCAAATGAATACTTGATTGAATCTTCTATCTGGTAGGCTAAGAGCGTGGTGAACCTTTTTGGTCTTTCATGAACTTTTTTTATGTCTTGAGAAATCAGATATTAGCTGAAATTGATGGACCATAATTAGGACAGAAGCATCAGTATGAAACAGAATTAGAACCCAAATTTTATTactcattattattattatgaaaatgcaAACTGAAGCACACTTGCTAAACCTTGACTTTGCAGCGTTCAAGACAGAGGTGCTCTGAGTCCAGCTCCTCCAGTTCATCCTCAGAATCTTCAAGtagtgatgatgatgggagagAATCAAGAAGATTGAAGTCCAAGTCTAAGAGAGATAAGAGGAAGAAGCACAAATCAAGAAGTAAGAACTCGAGCACTGATAACGAAGGAGCTGAAGGTCCTGTGCCACTTTCAAGATTTTTTGACAGTGTGAAGAGTTGATGGCATGATAAAGATACTGTTTGTGTACTTGATGCAGATTTCCTGCAATAGATGATGATTTTTCTGCCATCTTTATAAATTAGGAGCATGTAATGATGTTTAATTCCTTTGTTTTCCTACTTTAGCTGGGTTTTGATGTCTGCTTCATTTCTACATGTAGCTGAATTGTATCATTCACTTTGACGAATTGAATGATATGGATTTGTTTGAAACCtgtttaatttcttcaaaagCATTCGAGGGGTTCTTTAGACTCAAATTAACAAATTCTTAGCTAATACATACCAAATGGTTTAATGGGTCGTCTGCAGAATGGCCATTGACGAATTTTAGTGGTGAAAGCAATGGCTTCAAGTGTCATCAGGTGTCATACTCATGGAGCGTTTTACATAATCAAACTCATAGCATCTTCCTCACAACCAAGTTTCTAGAATCCAGATAgacaaattgaaataaatgtTACAGCCTAAAAATTATCATATCCAAGATTCAATGTTACTGCATCAATGTCTCACGCATGCCAGGCATATGTAATGGACAAGCATTTTAACGGTTAGCCCCCAAAACTTTGCATTAAGTCAAGCTTTTACAAGGGAAAAGACGGGAGAAGGCTGTACGAGAATGTGAGCTACTCTCCATAATGTAGGACTTTCGAAGGGAAAATAAATAGACATGAGAGTCAAAAGTTGGCTCCATTCAACAGataaaacaacaaaagaaatcaagagAGCCGGTACAAACACCAATATATCTGTTCTGTTTCCTGCATTCTGCCCATAAGCAAATATCTCAATTCAAGGGCCATCCTGTTCTGGATGGAACATATATACAGAAAGAAATCAATCACCACTACTACATAAAGCATTTTTAACCACACTGATCAAAGCCATGACAAATAAATGGCATATGACTCATCACTGCTGCATATACTCTGGGTTGAATGCAAGTGCCTCCCGATATATCAGCTCTTTCATCTGCTCCTCAGTTAATGCATGCTGCTCAAAGTCGAAGCTAAAGGGGGTCATGCAGACAGGTTCATCACTAATGTCATGCAGTGATGTTAGGTAGGGATGAGCAAGTGCAGCCTCAACTGCAACAAATAGGAAATAGTATTTCATGAGTTCCaaatagaaaatgataaagaTTGAAGACATTGCAACATGGCATCAGCTAGAGAAAGACAATGACAACCAACCTAAATCTGACCATTGGGCATGGATTGGCATAAGAGAATTGTGAAAAAGTATAACACAAACTGAATAATATATGATGTGCCAAAAGCATGGCGACAAGTatatgagagagagagagagagagacttttttattttcaccaAACTCACCAGTAATCCTTTGTCTGGGATCAAATGTCAACATCTTTTCAACAAGATCAATAGCTAAAGGGTGGACACTTGGAAACTTTTCAGTGAAAGACTGCCGGCGATAAAGAGGAAGCTGCCGAATGTATCTCTTAGCATTTTCATTCAAAAACCCCAACTCAGCCTCTGACGGGGTGCCAATCAGCTGCAAGGCAAAAGTTCATTATTCATAGTGAAAAAATGACAGGCATCTTTTAGTTTAcgattttatttctttcttttcagtaaaaagaaaaaaaaaatcttttttcaaATAGTAAGTTCATACAATTAAATGTATAGGTGGAAAAATCTAACTTGTTACGTGGAACAGAACTCACGAAATTGAACCTGACTAAAACCCAATACTATAGTAAAATAGTCTAACATGAACCTGAATTGACCCAAACCGAGATATGTCAAACCCGAAATAACAAGATACTTGACTTAACCTGACTTAAAGTAATCTAAAACTTAAAAGGACTTTACATTTTGTGCTGACCCAAACAAGATTGACccaaaaataaagttaattcaatatatttaaatggCGCAcaacccaaaaataaaaagtaagaacaattaaatatgtatgcaaagtgataaaaaaaattaaaaactttaagaAGATATATATGGGTTTAAAAGGATTTAATCATTTgagaaataaatatattaaaatatgtgAAAGAGAGAAACTATAGTGATTGAACATCATGTAAAGTAAGACACTTGTacagtttttatattttattttaactataTATTCAGAtctataaatttattttagttttatgtCATCATTAGGGAAACCAATTTAATTATAAGATTAACTCTTATATCataaagtttatttgattatttatttattgttaaatgtaagtttctttcttcaagtaaaaaaattgatgttaTATATAAATGATAATTCTTAGATCCTTTAgttgtatttttataaattgcTTTATATACATAATAACTAAAAGAACATCTCAAGGTGACTTGAAATGacccaaaattcaaaatgacCCAACATGTGAGGTAATCTGAACTTAACTCAACCTAACTCAAAATGACTCAAAACTCACAATAACCTGATGATTGAACTCGAAAATGACCCAAAACTGAAATTACTTGACTTGAATCTGACTCGACCCACCCGGTTGCCACCTATAATTAGATGTATAGGAATTTACAGACTAACGTTTTCGAATATGCCCTGATCTTGAGAACAAGCATCTGtcatctttaatttttcaacaatttcCAGCCATTTTCGTTCTTTAAAACTGCTTCACAGATTAACGTA is drawn from Theobroma cacao cultivar B97-61/B2 chromosome 4, Criollo_cocoa_genome_V2, whole genome shotgun sequence and contains these coding sequences:
- the LOC18602321 gene encoding protein FAM133, with translation MGKNQAYKAMQRARLGSTSAGPEEIEDGMVDGSFHSPEWHAARLASLKTSHTVTWEEFKMKQKEDALRKGELEADTDRMMREYRAQLDAERARKLAHGRNHSSKSNHKKDRKDKDAKKRSSRKRKRSRQRCSESSSSSSSSESSSSDDDGRESRRLKSKSKRDKRKKHKSRSKNSSTDNEGAEGPVPLSRFFDSVKS